In Shumkonia mesophila, the genomic stretch GTTTGGCCGGCGTGCTGGGCGAGGGCTACCTTGCCATGGGCGATCCCGACCACGTTCCGGCCGGGATTTACGGGCGGCAGGCCCTCACCCAACTGGGCGTCTGGGAATCCGTTGCCGGCCGGGTGGCGCGCGCCGCCGACGTGCGCGCGGCCCTGGCCCTGGTCGAACGCGGCGAGGCGGTGGCGGGTATCGTGTATTCGACCGATGCGGCGGTTACGCCCAAGGTGAGGATTGTTTCCGTCTTTCCCGAAACCAGCCACCCCCCCATCCGGTATCCGGCGGCCATCGTGGCGGGGCACGACACGGCCGAGGTGCGGCGCTTTTTCGACTTCCTGATGTCGGAGAAGGTCGGGGCGATCTATCAGCGTTACGGCTTCGGCTTGGCGTCGGCGCCGGCAACGCGCTAAACCGTAAGCATGATGGATGTACCGGCGCTCCTGACCCTGACTCCCCTGGAACTGGAGGCCATCCGTCTCAGCCTCAAGATTTCGAGCTGGGCGGTGGTTGGCAGCCTGCCGCTTGGGATCGCCGTTGCGTGGGTGCTGGCCCGTTGCGACTTCTACGGCAAGACGCTGTTCGACGGCCTGATCCACCTGCCGCTGATCCTGCCGCCGGTGGTGGTTGGCTATCTGCTGCTGGTGCTGCTGGGGCGGCGCGGTCCCGTTGGCGGCTGGCTGTTCGACGTTTTCGGCATCACCGTCGCGTTCACCTGGAAGGGGGCGGCCATCGCCTCTGCGGTGATGGCCTTTCCGTTGATGGTGCGGGCCATCCGCCTATCGGTCGAGGCGGTCGACCGGCGCCTGGAACAGACGGCGCGAACGCTGGGGGCCGGGCGGCTGCGTGTTTTCGCCACCGTTACCCTGCCCCTGTCGTTGCCCGGCGTGGTGGCCGGCACCGTGCTGGCCTTCGCCCGTTGCCTGGGCGAATTCGGTGCCACCATCACGTTCGTGTCCAACATTCCGGGCGAGACGCGCACCCTCCCCCTCGCCCTCTATTCGTTGGTCCAGACGCCGGATGGCGATGCCGCGGCCCTGCGCATCGTGGCGATCTCGGTCGTTCTCGCCCTGATCGCTCTCGTCTTTTCCGAAATCCTGGCCCGCCGGGTGGCGGCGCGGACGCGGGAGTAGCGGGACATGCTGGAAGTCGACGTCCGCCGGCGGGCTGGTTCGTTCCTTCTCGATGCGCGGTTCTGCGCCGATGTCGGGCTGACCGCGCTGTTCGGGCGCTCGGGCTCGGGCAAGACCTCGCTGGTCGACACCTTGGCCGGGCTGAACCGGCCCGACGAGGGGCGTATCGTGATCGACGGGCACACGCTGTTCGATTCCAAGGCCGGCATCGATCTGCCGCCCGAACGGCGCCGGCTGGGCTATGTCTTTCAGGAGGCCCGGCTGTTTCCCCATCTCAGCGTTGCCGGCAACCTGACCTACGGGATGAAGCTGACGCCCCCGGCCGAGCGCCATCAGGATTTCGACCGTGTCGTCGATCTGCTGGATTTGCGCGCTCACTTGCGGCGGCGGCCGGCGACCCTTTCGGGCGGCGAGAAACAGCGGGTGGCCATCGGCCGCGCCCTGCTGGCCAGCCCGCGCATCCTGTTGATGGACGAGCCGTTGGCCTCGCTTGACGCTGCCCGCAAGGCCGAAATCCTGCCCTTCATCGAACGCCTGCGCGACGAGATGCGCCTGCCGGTCGTTTACGTCAGCCACGCCATCGAAGAGGTCATCCGCCTCGCCGATACCATGGTGGTGATGTCGGACGGCCAGGTCGCCGCCAGCGGTCCGGTCGAGGCCATCATGAGCCGCCTCGACCTTCATCCCCTCACCGGCCGCTACGAAACCGGCGCCGTGCTGGTGGCGACGGTGGTGGGGGCCGATCTGGCCTATGGCTTGACCGAGTTGTCCTTTGCCGACAGGCGCCTGTGGGTGCCCCGCGTCGACCTGCCGGTCGGCACGCCGTTGCGGGTGCGCATCCGGGCCCGGGACGTGTCGCTGAGCCTGACGCCGCCCGAACGAATCAGCATTCTCAACGTGCTCGAGGGGACCGTCGAGGAACTGGACATCGGCGAGCAGCCCCAGGTCGACGTACGCATCGACGTGGGGGCGCCGATCATCGCCCGCATCACCCGGCGTTCGGCCGAAAACCTTGGGCTGCGGCCCGGGGTTCGGATCTACGTGCTGATCAAGGCGGTGGCGGTCGACCGGCCCAGCCTGGGGCGGCGCGGCAGCCGGACGCGGAAGTAATCCTCGCCCTCGGCCTAATCCTGCGCCGTCAGCTCCCGTTTGATGCGCTGCCAGGCCTTGATGTATTCCAGCGGCCCCTTGCGGATGCGCGCGATGTGCTCGTCGGTCAATTCGCGCACCACCTTGCCGGGCGAGCCCATGACCAGGCTGCGATCGGGGATCTCCTTGCCTTCGGTGACCAGCGCATGGGCGCCGATCAGGCAGTCCCTGCCGATCCTGGCGCCGTTCAGCACGGTGGCGCCGATGCCGATCAGCGAGCCGTCGCCGATGGTGCAGCCGTGCAGCATGACCATGTGGCCGACCACCACGTTGGCGCCGATGACCAGCGGCAGGTCGAAGTCGACGTGCAGGACCGAGCCGTCCTGGATGTTGGTGTTCTCGCCGATGGTGATCGGCGCGAAGTCGCCGCGTACCGTGGCGTTCCACCAGATGCTGGCGTTCCTGCCGAGGCGCACGTCGCCGAGAACGGCGGCGTTGGGGGCGATCCAGTAGTCGTCGCCTTCGGTGACGACGCGGCTTTCGCCGAGGGCGTATTTCATGACGTCCACGTTCCTAGTCTGTTGCGATGGGTTTTCGATTGGCGGAGGTCGGGCAGCGTCATGCGCCTCCGAACCAGGCGAGATGGTTGGCAAGCTGGTGGAAACCCCGCCACGTCATGTCGAGCGCCACGTAAGCGATGAGGACGAGGCCGACATAGACGATCCAACGGTAGCGGTTCATCAGCCCGGCAATGAAGTTGGCCGCGATCCCCATGAGGGCGATGGAAAGGGCCAACCCGAAGATCAGGATCATCAGATGCTCATGGGCGGCCCCGGTAACCGCCAGGATGTTGTCGAGCGACATCGAAACGTCGGCCACGACGATGGCGATCAGCGCACTGCGGAAGCTTCTGGACTGGGGCAGCGGAGAGATATCTTCACCGCCCATGCCCCTTTTCTCGGCGGCCCGGCGTTCCTTGGATTCGGCGCGGATCTGGCGCCACAGGTTCCAGGCCACCCACAGGAGCAGCAGGCCCCCGGCGAAAAGCAAACCGACGATCTTGAGGAGGTAAAAGGCGACCATCGCGAAGCCCATGCGCGTCAGCGCAGCCACCACGATGCCGATGGTGATGGCCCGGCGGCGCTGATGGGGCGGCAGGCCGGCGGCGGCGGCTCCGATGACGATGGCGTTGTCGCCCGACAGCACGAGGTCGATGCCGATGACCGTAAAAAAGGCGGCGATTTCCTCACCAGTGATCATCGTTTTTTTTCGTTTCCTAGCGGGTCCAAGAAAACGCAAGCTGGGCGCCCGCGCGGACGCCGCATTAGCACATCGGATTGGCGATTTCCATCGTAACTGGACACGGGCCGGAAGGATCCCGCCCGTTTGTCCGGAACCGATCAAAAAAGGCGAGAGGCCGGCCATGCCGCCTCCCGCAGTCGACTCACCGAGTGGATATCAATGGATTTCGGGCTCGGGGTCTTCCCGGCCGGTGAATTCCAGGAAGTCGAAGTCGCAGCCCTTGTCGGCCTGGGTGACGTGCTCCTGGTACATGCGGGTGTAGCCGCGCGGGAACTGGGATTCCGGCGGTGTCCAGGCGGCCCGGCGGGCGGCGAACTCGGCCTCGGAAATCCGGAGATCGAGCCGCCGCTTGGCGACGTCGATCTCGATGATGTCGCCGTTCCTGACCAGGGCCAGCGGCCCGCCGACATAGGATTCCGGCGAAACGTGCAGGACGCAGGCGCCGTAGCTGGTGCCGCTCATCCGCGAATCCGAAATGCGCAGCATGTCGCGCACCCCCTGCTTCAGAAGCTTCTTGGGGATCGGCAGCATGCCCCATTCGGGCATGCCCGGGCCGCCCTTGGGACCGCCGTTCTGGAGCACGATGACGTGGTCGGGTGTGACCTCCAGGTCTTCGCGGTCGGTCTCGGCCGCCATGTGGTTGTAGTCCTCGTAGACCAGGGCCGGGCCGGCGTGCTTGAGGAAGCGCGGGTCCATGGCGGCCGGCTTGATGACACCGCCGTCGGGGGCGAGATTGCCATAGAGCACGGCGGTGCCGCCCTCGGGGTAGATGGGGTTGTCCAGCGGCCGGATGACGTCGTCGTTGTAAACCTTGGCCCCTTCGATGTCGGCGCCCAGGGTTCGGCCGCTGACCGTCAGGCAGTCGAGGTGAAGCGAATCGCGGATCACGCCCAACGCCGCCTTGAGGCCGCCGGCATAATACCAGTCCTCGGCCAGATACTTGCCCGACGGCCGCAGGTTGAGGATCACCGGCACCTTGTGGCTGGCGTCGTCGAAGCTTTTGAGCGACAGATCGACGCCGCACCGTCCCGCCATGCCGACCAGGTGAACGAAGGCGTTGGTCGAGCCGCCCAGCGCCATCAGGGCGACGCAGGCGTTCTCGAAAGCTTTGGCGGTCATGATGTCGCGGGGCTTCAGGTCCTCCCACACCATGTCGACGATCCTTCGGCCCGAGGCGCTGGCCATGCGGGGATGGTTGGCGTCGGGGGCCGGGATCGAGGACGAGCCCGGCAGCGCCATGCCCAGCACCTCGGCCAACGAGGTCATGGTCATGCCGGTTCCCATGGTCATGCACAGGCCCGGCGAGCGGGCGATGCCCTCCTCGATCTCCTGCCAATCCTTCTGGGTGATGGTGCCGGCACGCAGTTCGGCCCAGTACTTCCAGGAATCGCTGCCG encodes the following:
- the modB gene encoding molybdate ABC transporter permease subunit yields the protein MMDVPALLTLTPLELEAIRLSLKISSWAVVGSLPLGIAVAWVLARCDFYGKTLFDGLIHLPLILPPVVVGYLLLVLLGRRGPVGGWLFDVFGITVAFTWKGAAIASAVMAFPLMVRAIRLSVEAVDRRLEQTARTLGAGRLRVFATVTLPLSLPGVVAGTVLAFARCLGEFGATITFVSNIPGETRTLPLALYSLVQTPDGDAAALRIVAISVVLALIALVFSEILARRVAARTRE
- a CDS encoding gamma carbonic anhydrase family protein, whose amino-acid sequence is MKYALGESRVVTEGDDYWIAPNAAVLGDVRLGRNASIWWNATVRGDFAPITIGENTNIQDGSVLHVDFDLPLVIGANVVVGHMVMLHGCTIGDGSLIGIGATVLNGARIGRDCLIGAHALVTEGKEIPDRSLVMGSPGKVVRELTDEHIARIRKGPLEYIKAWQRIKRELTAQD
- a CDS encoding YjbE family putative metal transport protein (Members of this highly hydrophobic protein family,regularly are found preceded by the yybP-ykoY manganese riboswitch (see RF00080). A metal cation transport function is proposed.); its protein translation is MITGEEIAAFFTVIGIDLVLSGDNAIVIGAAAAGLPPHQRRRAITIGIVVAALTRMGFAMVAFYLLKIVGLLFAGGLLLLWVAWNLWRQIRAESKERRAAEKRGMGGEDISPLPQSRSFRSALIAIVVADVSMSLDNILAVTGAAHEHLMILIFGLALSIALMGIAANFIAGLMNRYRWIVYVGLVLIAYVALDMTWRGFHQLANHLAWFGGA
- the modA gene encoding molybdate ABC transporter substrate-binding protein, with amino-acid sequence MTTRQSQGCRRWAAMLGLALLPLLVGTAGAAEVRLFAAASTTTVLDEIATLYAAQGPDRVVASYASSSTLAKQIVNGAPADIFISASGQWMDYAIEKKAIEASTRRDLLNNRLVLVAPADSRWSLDAVPGFGLAGVLGEGYLAMGDPDHVPAGIYGRQALTQLGVWESVAGRVARAADVRAALALVERGEAVAGIVYSTDAAVTPKVRIVSVFPETSHPPIRYPAAIVAGHDTAEVRRFFDFLMSEKVGAIYQRYGFGLASAPATR
- the araD gene encoding L-arabinonate dehydratase produces the protein MAKKKPEELRSHRWFGPNDLRSFGHRSRMLQMGFAREDFMGKPVIAVINTWSEINCCHTHLRDRANEVKRGVWQAGGIPIEMPAMTLAEAFERPTPMLHRNFLAMEVEQILRHHPFDGAVMLGGCDKTTPALLMGAASMNIPAVFVPAGPMLRGNWHGETLGSGSDSWKYWAELRAGTITQKDWQEIEEGIARSPGLCMTMGTGMTMTSLAEVLGMALPGSSSIPAPDANHPRMASASGRRIVDMVWEDLKPRDIMTAKAFENACVALMALGGSTNAFVHLVGMAGRCGVDLSLKSFDDASHKVPVILNLRPSGKYLAEDWYYAGGLKAALGVIRDSLHLDCLTVSGRTLGADIEGAKVYNDDVIRPLDNPIYPEGGTAVLYGNLAPDGGVIKPAAMDPRFLKHAGPALVYEDYNHMAAETDREDLEVTPDHVIVLQNGGPKGGPGMPEWGMLPIPKKLLKQGVRDMLRISDSRMSGTSYGACVLHVSPESYVGGPLALVRNGDIIEIDVAKRRLDLRISEAEFAARRAAWTPPESQFPRGYTRMYQEHVTQADKGCDFDFLEFTGREDPEPEIH
- the modC gene encoding molybdenum ABC transporter ATP-binding protein, which produces MLEVDVRRRAGSFLLDARFCADVGLTALFGRSGSGKTSLVDTLAGLNRPDEGRIVIDGHTLFDSKAGIDLPPERRRLGYVFQEARLFPHLSVAGNLTYGMKLTPPAERHQDFDRVVDLLDLRAHLRRRPATLSGGEKQRVAIGRALLASPRILLMDEPLASLDAARKAEILPFIERLRDEMRLPVVYVSHAIEEVIRLADTMVVMSDGQVAASGPVEAIMSRLDLHPLTGRYETGAVLVATVVGADLAYGLTELSFADRRLWVPRVDLPVGTPLRVRIRARDVSLSLTPPERISILNVLEGTVEELDIGEQPQVDVRIDVGAPIIARITRRSAENLGLRPGVRIYVLIKAVAVDRPSLGRRGSRTRK